A part of Solenopsis invicta isolate M01_SB chromosome 2, UNIL_Sinv_3.0, whole genome shotgun sequence genomic DNA contains:
- the LOC105197408 gene encoding transcriptional adapter 2-alpha isoform X1: MANPNLTDMTEEDAADLQFPKETEQMQMRSGAIAITIVLTHVMKLKHLQFQTILLNCLLSPTDKSEHDVELEVSVLRDKILASDPSCRVCRSVLVEPYIRCAVCTEVEICPSCFAKGCEIGEHKNDHDYVIIKNEFPLIDGSNWTAKHELELLDVLQQCGLGNWTDVGRRMQGKSAEECKTHYLQHYIDNQTLPGLPKIKESRASLFSCEPIPYMYKLQDVEDPPRFALNTVNSRFLSGYNAARSDFEVNFDNHAESLVSDLELNEFQPRDDAYELGQALQTAIVQAYNNRLRERMRRWKIIREHGLISFRKIISSIQKYDNTITRPFAERLLIFMQLVDGMEFDFLMEGLHRAGELKNHINRLLEFRQNGLKHFYSVPMFQKLSQLRQENERERKQYMSNPEYSWRSLLPDSYVASCNSPILRNTQRRTAPPLVIKGLLGYEELSVDEKELCSVVRLVPASYLDFKQMLIMENKKNGYLRLAQARILLRIDVNKTRKIYDFLVEQGYINKPPNQ, from the exons ATGGCTAATCCTAATCTCACGGATATGACGGAGGAGGATGCAGCGGATCTGCAGTTCCCAAAAG aaacggAACAAATGCAGATGCGATCAGGTGCTATTGCAATCACAATAG ttttgactCACGTTATGAAGCTTAAGCATCTGCAGTTTCAAACAATTCTGCTGA ACTGTTTATTGAGTCCAACAGACAAGTCTGAGCATGACGTAGAACTTGAGGTGTCAGTCTTGAGGGACAAAATTCTTGCCTCAGATCCCTCATGCCGCGTGTGCAGGTCTGTCCTCGTGGAACCGTATATTCGTTGCGCCGTGTGCACCGAAGTCGAGATATGTCCTTCTTGCTTCGCCAAGGGCTGTGAGATTGGCGAACACAAGAACGATCACGACTACGTGATTATAAAGAATGAGTTTCCCCTGATCGATGGCAGTAATTGGACTGCGAAGCACGAACTCGAGTTGCTGGATGTCCTGCAGCAATGCGGCCTCGGAAATTGGACGGACGTAGGACGTAGGATGCAGGGAAAGTCTGCCGAGGAGTGCAAGACGCATTATTTGCAGCATTACATAGACAATCAGACTCTACCGGGTCTGCCGAAAATTAAGGAGAGTAGAGCCAGTTTATTCAGTTGCGAACCGATACCTTACATGTACAAGTTGCAAGATGTGGAAGACCCACCCAGATTCGCCTTGAACACAGTCAACAGCAGATTCCTGTCAGGTTATAATGCAGCTAGGTCTGATTTCGAAGTAAATTTTGATAATCATGCCGAATCACTGGTGTCCGATCTCGAATTAAACGAGTTTCAACCGCGCGATGACGCATACGAATTAGGGCAGGCTTTACAAACGGCGATAGTGCAAGCGTACAACAACAGATTAAGGGAGCGCATGAGAAGATGGAAGATTATACGCGAGCATGGATTAATTTCATTTCGTAAAATCATATCATCTATACAGAAGTATGATAATACGATAACGAGGCCGTTCGCAGAGAGATTGTTGATATTCATGCAACTTGTGGATGGGATGGAATTTGATTTTCTCATGGAGGGTCTTCACCGTGCAGGCGAGCTGAAGAATCACATCAACAGGCTACTGGAATTCAGACAAAACGGACTCAAGCACTTTTACAGTGTACCTATGTTCCAGAAGTTGAGTCAACTCAGGCAGGAGAATGAGCGGGAAAGGAAACAATATATGAGCAATCCAGAGTACAGCTGGAGAAGTCTATTACCCGATAGTTATGTTGCTAGTTGCAACAGTCCGATTCTCAGAAACACACAACGCAGAACCGCACCCCCACTCGTCATAAAGGGTTTACTGGGATACGAGGAGCTGAGCGTCGACGAGAAAGAGCTTTGCTCTGTCGTTAGACTCGTACCCGCCAGTTATTTAGATTTTAAGCAAATGTTAATAATGGAAAACAAGAAAAATGGTTATCTTAGATTAGCTCAGGCACGTATCCTTCTGAGAATCGACGTGAacaaaacacgaaagatatacGACTTCTTAGTGGAACAGGGATACATAAATAAGCCGccaaatcaataa
- the LOC105197408 gene encoding transcriptional adapter 2-alpha isoform X2 produces MANPNLTDMTEEDAADLQFPKDCLLSPTDKSEHDVELEVSVLRDKILASDPSCRVCRSVLVEPYIRCAVCTEVEICPSCFAKGCEIGEHKNDHDYVIIKNEFPLIDGSNWTAKHELELLDVLQQCGLGNWTDVGRRMQGKSAEECKTHYLQHYIDNQTLPGLPKIKESRASLFSCEPIPYMYKLQDVEDPPRFALNTVNSRFLSGYNAARSDFEVNFDNHAESLVSDLELNEFQPRDDAYELGQALQTAIVQAYNNRLRERMRRWKIIREHGLISFRKIISSIQKYDNTITRPFAERLLIFMQLVDGMEFDFLMEGLHRAGELKNHINRLLEFRQNGLKHFYSVPMFQKLSQLRQENERERKQYMSNPEYSWRSLLPDSYVASCNSPILRNTQRRTAPPLVIKGLLGYEELSVDEKELCSVVRLVPASYLDFKQMLIMENKKNGYLRLAQARILLRIDVNKTRKIYDFLVEQGYINKPPNQ; encoded by the exons ATGGCTAATCCTAATCTCACGGATATGACGGAGGAGGATGCAGCGGATCTGCAGTTCCCAAAAG ACTGTTTATTGAGTCCAACAGACAAGTCTGAGCATGACGTAGAACTTGAGGTGTCAGTCTTGAGGGACAAAATTCTTGCCTCAGATCCCTCATGCCGCGTGTGCAGGTCTGTCCTCGTGGAACCGTATATTCGTTGCGCCGTGTGCACCGAAGTCGAGATATGTCCTTCTTGCTTCGCCAAGGGCTGTGAGATTGGCGAACACAAGAACGATCACGACTACGTGATTATAAAGAATGAGTTTCCCCTGATCGATGGCAGTAATTGGACTGCGAAGCACGAACTCGAGTTGCTGGATGTCCTGCAGCAATGCGGCCTCGGAAATTGGACGGACGTAGGACGTAGGATGCAGGGAAAGTCTGCCGAGGAGTGCAAGACGCATTATTTGCAGCATTACATAGACAATCAGACTCTACCGGGTCTGCCGAAAATTAAGGAGAGTAGAGCCAGTTTATTCAGTTGCGAACCGATACCTTACATGTACAAGTTGCAAGATGTGGAAGACCCACCCAGATTCGCCTTGAACACAGTCAACAGCAGATTCCTGTCAGGTTATAATGCAGCTAGGTCTGATTTCGAAGTAAATTTTGATAATCATGCCGAATCACTGGTGTCCGATCTCGAATTAAACGAGTTTCAACCGCGCGATGACGCATACGAATTAGGGCAGGCTTTACAAACGGCGATAGTGCAAGCGTACAACAACAGATTAAGGGAGCGCATGAGAAGATGGAAGATTATACGCGAGCATGGATTAATTTCATTTCGTAAAATCATATCATCTATACAGAAGTATGATAATACGATAACGAGGCCGTTCGCAGAGAGATTGTTGATATTCATGCAACTTGTGGATGGGATGGAATTTGATTTTCTCATGGAGGGTCTTCACCGTGCAGGCGAGCTGAAGAATCACATCAACAGGCTACTGGAATTCAGACAAAACGGACTCAAGCACTTTTACAGTGTACCTATGTTCCAGAAGTTGAGTCAACTCAGGCAGGAGAATGAGCGGGAAAGGAAACAATATATGAGCAATCCAGAGTACAGCTGGAGAAGTCTATTACCCGATAGTTATGTTGCTAGTTGCAACAGTCCGATTCTCAGAAACACACAACGCAGAACCGCACCCCCACTCGTCATAAAGGGTTTACTGGGATACGAGGAGCTGAGCGTCGACGAGAAAGAGCTTTGCTCTGTCGTTAGACTCGTACCCGCCAGTTATTTAGATTTTAAGCAAATGTTAATAATGGAAAACAAGAAAAATGGTTATCTTAGATTAGCTCAGGCACGTATCCTTCTGAGAATCGACGTGAacaaaacacgaaagatatacGACTTCTTAGTGGAACAGGGATACATAAATAAGCCGccaaatcaataa
- the LOC105197408 gene encoding DNA-directed RNA polymerase II subunit Rpb4 isoform X3, translating to MANPNLTDMTEEDAADLQFPKEFENAETLLISEVYMLLEHRKAQNESAEEEQEFSEVFMKSLTYTNRFGKLKNKETISAVRSLLMQKKLHKFEIASLANLCPETPEEAKALIPSLEGRLEDEELRTILDDIQTKRSLQY from the exons ATGGCTAATCCTAATCTCACGGATATGACGGAGGAGGATGCAGCGGATCTGCAGTTCCCAAAAG AATTTGAAAATgcagaaacattattgatatcGGAAGTCTATATGCTTCTTGAGCACAGAAAAGCTCAAAATGAATCGGCCGAGGAGGAACAGGAATTTTCCGAAGTTTTCATGAAGAGTTTAACATATACCAATCGGTTTGGAAAGTTGAAGAATAAAGAGACAATCTCAGCTGTTAGAAG TTTGTTGATGCAAAAGAAACTACACAAATTCGAAATTGCTTCGCTAGCCAACTTGTGTCCCGAAACTCCGGAGGAAGCAAAAGCTCTTATCCCCAGTCTCGAAGGACGCTTAGAAGACGAAGAACTCAGAACGATATTGGATGACATACAAACAAAAAGATCACTTcagtattga